A single region of the Halopiger xanaduensis SH-6 genome encodes:
- a CDS encoding PRC-barrel domain-containing protein: MTTVLASTLSGKPVLSTNGEKLGTIENITMNLASGELEDVFVAPAKEVPTATARAFETTDDGTLIVPAGCMRDVDDYLLIERPDR, translated from the coding sequence ATGACGACGGTCCTCGCATCCACGCTCTCCGGCAAGCCCGTGTTGAGCACGAACGGCGAAAAACTCGGGACGATCGAGAACATCACGATGAACCTCGCGTCCGGCGAACTCGAGGACGTGTTCGTCGCGCCCGCGAAGGAAGTTCCGACCGCCACCGCCCGCGCGTTCGAGACGACTGACGACGGCACGCTGATCGTGCCCGCAGGATGCATGCGCGACGTCGACGATTATCTGTTAATCGAGCGGCCCGATCGATAG